The window TCCCCTCCCTGTCCGTCCCCGCACCTggaggtggtggtgcatgcccgaaCCCAGCACTTCCTTGAAGGCAGCGTAGATCCGGTGCCGAGCCCAGCTGTCCATGTAGAGCACCTCAAAGCCGAAGCGCACTATCTCTTCTTCGCATTCACCGCCCTGCAGGGTAGAGGTGCCAACACAACTGGGCTTGGCTGCTATGCCTGGGGGTGCACCCTTGCTAGGACACATATGTTCTCACACACACCTCCACGGAGTGCAGCACGGCGCGGAAAGTAGAGCGCTGGCGCCGACGATCAGCCTTGGCACGGTACTTGTTACTGTCAGTGGCCAGAGTGCGCAGGACACTGCAGAGGGCCTCCATGTCCTCGTAAACAAACTCCTCCTGCAATGGGAGCATTGGAGGGTGTGTGGTAGATGCTTGAGCTCTGCTGGCTCTGAACAGGGCACTGCCCAAACCCCTCCTTTCACTGAGAGACCCTCTCTTCTCTGCCTGGCCCCTTTGacccctccttggcctctgtcAGGCCAGGACACCACTGCTGAGGGCACCCATCATGACATCTAGGAGATAAATCTGTTTTGGGGCCACCTCCTCTGCATAATGACCTAAAGCTGTTCTGTTTTGTGTGGCACCCCCTGCATCCAGCCTGTGATGGGCAGGTGGTGTCACCAAGCACCCCCCATCCTTGTCCCTCGCACCTCAAGGTCCCGGGCAAGCTCAAAGAGCAGTGCAATGGTTTCACCGGCAGCGATCCGCAGGTTCACACTTTCACTGGACAAGAGCTGGGGCAGCCGGGGCAGCTGCCTAGGGAAGGGGCAGGCTGAGCTATATGTGTGGCTTGGGGGCCTCTTTGAGatcccctccccctcccagtGGACAGCCACCCCTACCTGTCAAGGATGTGGCTGATTTGGGTGCTAGGGCAGATGGTGAGCAGCAATGCCCAGGCCTGCAGGGCAGCAGAGAGCAGGCCGTGCAGGCTGGCAGGAACCACAGGACTTGTGGAGCTGCCCCCCAAGCCATAGAACCGGCTGAAAACACTTTCTAAGCAGGCAAGGCAAGAGACCAGGTCCTAGGAGCACAGAGAGGCAGGGGAGCTCAGAGGCAGAGTTACAGCCCTAGATGCTCTACCACCTGTGCCCAAAGACCCCTCACCTGGATGTCAGCGGCAGCCACGTAGCAGCCCAGGCCAAGGGCAGAAGCACACTGTTGGGAGAAGGGCAATGCAATGCCACGGTCAGCGGGTGAACCTGGGTTCCCAGCCCTGGAGCTCACTCCCCTCAGAGtaaaggaggctgaagatagggggAACCCACCACTCTGCTGAGGGATAAGGTGCAGGAAGGGTTTCATGGGGCACAGGCACACTCACGTGGAGCCGGGCAGCAGGGCTAGCTGTGCTGTCACTGAGCACAGagaccagcagaggctgcaggctGTGAAACAGCTCCTCACCCTTAGGTCCAGGGCCCAGCTGCACGCAGAGCAGGCCTAGCACAGCAGCAGCCAGGGCTTGTTCCTCGCCCTTCCCTGTGGGATGCTTTCCAGTCAGCCCATGCAGCAAGGGCCAGTGTCTGCCCAGTTTAAGTCTCCCACACACCCCCAGGTCCAACCTTTCTTGAGGCACTTTTCCAGGGCATCGGCTAGCGTGAGGCGGCGCTCCAGCAAGAAGTCGGGGAGTAGGCGGGACGCTAGGGCCAGGCGCAGGCTCTCAAGAGCACCCTGCCGGGTCTTGGCACTGGGGGAGGTCGAGAAGGGGGGTCATATGGGCCAGCCCTCCCTTGATCACACTTGGAGCTGGGTGTAGGAGTTGGCTGGCAGCCAGGGGTACCTCTTGTCTGTGAGACAGTCCACATACTCCTTCAGCTTTTCCTCAAGGTCTTCCTGCTGGCCCTGCTCATCCACGACATCCCCCCCTGCAAGGCCACCTGGTCAGCACCGCTTCTTGTCCTCAGCCCATGGAGCCCTCACCAAGCCCCTGTCAAACTTCCACCCGCTCTCACCAAGGCTGTCCTCTGCAGTGGTGCTGAGAAGGCTGGGGCATTCACTGGCGGTGCTGCGGGCCTCACTGGCTGCCTCATCGTCACTGGAACCCGAGTCAGCTTGGGCACTGCTCCGGGCACCTGGAGAAGGTGGAATAGGACACTCAACTTGCCTCTACTGATGAGGGATGGCTGGGGGTACCTCACTCGACCTCATAATCCCAAAAGATAGAATGGTGTCCCTCTCAGAGATGAAAAACCAAAGCCAAGGGTCAGTTCAGTAGGGCTGGTGCACTCCTGTGTGTGGGGTCTGTCCAGGGCCAAGGGCTGACATTGGCAAGGTTGGCTGCTGTGGCAGAGTTTTGGACAGGGTGTGATCACCAGGCTGGCCCTACTTCTAAGAACTACTCACACCCCTCATCTGCAGGACAAAGTCCAGCCTGCGCACTGGCCTCTGCTCCccgccaccttttttttttttttttttttttgagacagagttttgctcttgttgcccaggctggagtgcaatgacgccatctcggctcactgcgacctctgcctcccgggttccagtgattctcctgcctcagcctcccgagtagctgggattacaggcatacgacaccacacccagctaattttgtatttttagtagatagggtttctccatgttggtcaggctggtctcgaactcctggcctcaggtgatctgcctgccttggcctcccaaagtgctgggattacaggtgtgagccaccacgcccagcctgctccCATTTTATCTTACTATTCTACCTGCCGGAGCAGCCCAGCCTTCCCTCATTCACTCCACTGCGCTGGGGTCCCTCCAGCTGCCAGGTCTTTGTACAACTTGCTCTCTTCTCCATCCTCTCAGGACTCACCCAGAAGCACTTCCCCCCAGGCCTCCCTGAGTCCTAAGTCTGGGGCTGACACCACTCAGTGAACATGTTCCACACCCTATTAGATGTCCCCCACCCAAAACCCACCATGGTGGTGACCAGTTTAAAGTTGTGCCTAGGTATTTTCCTCCTTCCTGTGCCCggccctcctcccttccccctcaagaataaaaataaataaatttgtgcgTGGTAGGCACCCCATCCCAGCAGAGTAAACATATGTGTTTAACGCATTAAGATAGGCTCCTGGTCTAAGCTGATAAGCGAGTCCCAAGactgcctcaggctccaggaTACTCAGCTACCTTGTGGAGTCAGGCCTGCCAAGCTGCCAAGGCCCTAACCAGGTAGCTTCCCAACAGAGCCCCCTCCCTCTCTTCACCGGAGCAGGCCAGGACTCCCGCCAACTTCCTTGACCAGTCCAGGAAAGGATCAGGGTTTGGCAAGAGGACTGGCTTCCTGCCCTGTCCGGTGAGTTTGTCCACCCAGCAGGCAACTGAGGCCCGGAGGGGCTGGCCGGGTCACCGCTGGGAGCGCGGACTCCCAACAGGCAGTGGGCAGCGAGCTCAAGTTGGGCACGCACGTGGCCAATGACTGCTGGGGCACGTGCCAGCCTCGGTAGAGTTATGGGAAGCTGCGTGGGGCTGGCCGAGGGGGTTCCCCACCCAGGGCCCTCGAGAACAACCAAGGGGATCCAGCAGGACCCCCGCCCGCCGCTCATACAGCTGTCCCgcgccccccaccccactcacCTCCTCCACGGCGCTGACCACCCTTCCGGAGCGTGTTGCCCTTACGGGCGCGAGGCATGCCGGGAACCGGGCGCGGGGGGCGCGGGGTCAGGGACCCGGTGGGTGTGGGCTCCAGGCCAACGAGACGCCGGCCGGTGCGCTGCGCTGAGACTTGGCCAGACGACGGGAGCCACACGCCACGCGCGCCACCATCTTCGCGAGGCGCCCCGCCCTGCCAAACAGGTCGCCGGGAAGGCGAGTTCCAGGCCATCCGATTCAGGCCCACATCCACGAGGCTAAAACTACTAATCCCAGAGGCCTGAGCGCGCAGGCGACGGCGGCTAGCTGCGCGTAGAGCACCATGGGAATGGTAGTCCACGCCTGGGGCCCACCAGCCGACGACGCGCTGGCTGAACTATGCACCCACAATGCCCTGCGCGCGCCCCAGCCCCGCGTCGGGAACAAGTGCACGGTGGTTAACTCCGAAGCGTCCCTCAGTGGAGCACCAAGGCAGGACTGGCTTCTCAGGGCACTTGGCAGCGGGACACTCCAGACGAGACCTACCCCTGCCTGGGTCTGGGGACCATGGGAAGGGCTTAGAGCTTGGGATAACAGGAGCAACAGCCAAACCTCAGGCAGTGGAAAAAAGTGACTTTATGATGAAAGAGTGCAGACAACAGCTTAGCACTTTACCGACCTTCGCCAAGATTTTTTGGGGCCCATCTGCCCGTGCACGGCCCATCTGTGACCTCTCCATGGGCTTAGTGAGGTGTAGGCACAAAGCCCTAGGCTGGCAGCCCTAACTAGCTGGAACCTGACTCTCCCTGGAACTGCTTCCTTGCCATGGAGGACTCACATGATCTCAGAGGGCCTCTGGTTTTATAAGCGTTTTTTCTGGCCCCTTCTACCCCTCAGGGATTCCAAGGGAAGCGGGGTGTGTGCTTGGGAGGGTTGACTGTAAACTGAATAGAGCAAGAGTGGGACAGAGTAGTTCCAGGACTGGAAAAGTGGCAGCAGGGAAAAGAAGAGGCAGTGGCAGGGGCCCTGGCTTTATACTGCTTCTTTAGGCCCAGGCCTGGGCTCCTGGCAGGTGGGGCCAGCCCAGCCCCAGTAACAGTGGCAGCTGAAGGACTTCCAATCTCCAAGGCTGCCGTCTGGCCACAGGTGTAGAAAGGCTTCCATCTGTCCTGGATCTCGCCGGGCACAGCGCCCGTGGCCATGGCACCGCTGGTGACTGCAGGCCATCGCTGCCCTGGTCACATTGATCACATAGGGGCCCAAGGTGTCCACCAGGTAGTCATGGAGATGCCAGCACTCCTCCTGAGG is drawn from Homo sapiens chromosome 3, GRCh38.p14 Primary Assembly and contains these coding sequences:
- the HYAL3 gene encoding hyaluronidase-3 isoform 4 (isoform 4 is encoded by transcript variant 4) produces the protein MLPPAHHQAFVRHRLEEAFRVALVGHRHPLPVLAYVRLTHRRSGRFLSQEECWHLHDYLVDTLGPYVINVTRAAMACSHQRCHGHGRCARRDPGQMEAFLHLWPDGSLGDWKSFSCHCYWGWAGPTCQEPRPGPKEAV
- the IFRD2 gene encoding interferon-related developmental regulator 2, encoding MPRARKGNTLRKGGQRRGGGARSSAQADSGSSDDEAASEARSTASECPSLLSTTAEDSLGGDVVDEQGQQEDLEEKLKEYVDCLTDKSAKTRQGALESLRLALASRLLPDFLLERRLTLADALEKCLKKGKGEEQALAAAVLGLLCVQLGPGPKGEELFHSLQPLLVSVLSDSTASPAARLHCASALGLGCYVAAADIQDLVSCLACLESVFSRFYGLGGSSTSPVVPASLHGLLSAALQAWALLLTICPSTQISHILDRQLPRLPQLLSSESVNLRIAAGETIALLFELARDLEEEFVYEDMEALCSVLRTLATDSNKYRAKADRRRQRSTFRAVLHSVEGGECEEEIVRFGFEVLYMDSWARHRIYAAFKEVLGSGMHHHLQNNELLRDIFGLGPVLLLDATALKACKVPRFEKHLYNAAAFKARTKARSRVRDKRADIL
- the HYAL3 gene encoding hyaluronidase-3 isoform 3 (isoform 3 is encoded by transcript variant 3); this encodes MLPPAHHQAFVRHRLEEAFRVALVGHRHPLPVLAYVRLTHRRSGRFLSQDDLVQSIGVSAALGAAGVVLWGDLSLSSSEEECWHLHDYLVDTLGPYVINVTRAAMACSHQRCHGHGRCARRDPGQMEAFLHLWPDGSLGDWKSFSCHCYWGWAGPTCQEPRPGPKEAV